One segment of Salvia splendens isolate huo1 chromosome 20, SspV2, whole genome shotgun sequence DNA contains the following:
- the LOC121782726 gene encoding uncharacterized protein LOC121782726 produces the protein MENVDDRAPPAGLLTGGNAQILIGDSSRRVPTVNRAGDGAPRIPRRESPDGGNPSDAMSLGFEKILARFDDFELRLGILETSRSIEPDPPYASDDPDINDCRRDGGPPDDDLPWTFNHGRRDRGGDIRRRRGAIRESLNRGGRAPQFDQGGAPCRMRTEAPRRTNWDRPVDRFPRDRDRDIRGYRHPTAWDPPVARYDNHMARNERPKDLTMKAPRFDGSDATNWISRVEYYFDHLHMPDSERLHYVVMLFQPPAAEWIFNYRENNPMVTWLEFLEDVRHRFDPQSFRNSIGPLSKLVQTGSVTEYHDAFERYLNRVKGLFDEALIPIFITGLKEPIQEKVELQQPDSLAEAMALALRLGASHEDRYQSSGRGKWSNRDSRFSAPAGQSSSGHTDSAGKEPAKPVFKPIRVSNAEKAERSRKGMCYHCPEKWVPGHVCKQKMLSYIGEDEADLPNDESEGSEGGDTIITADLSHLHALAGGPKGRPFNVMGSIAQTVVSILIDTGSTHDFLHPRVANKLQLALSPIRPFRVYVGNVASLICSHIARRTKLCIQGIDFLIDLHIMEIHGPDIVLGMEWLESLGKISADFVGKTLEFSREGVRLSLRGVLPSPRRISLQSLASLTAGSSTHEFYELVQIEAASDEVTHGAEETFPPDIPPEIHQILEGFRSVFSLPTGMPPHREFDHRIHLLPNAKPVNVRPYRYPYFQKNEIERQVKDMLEQGIIQRSHSPFSSPVLLIRKKDGTFRFCIDYRALNVATIPDQFLIPTAD, from the coding sequence ATGGAGAACGTCGACGATCGCGCTCCGCCAGCCGGCCTCCTCACTGGCGGCAACGCTCAAATTTTGATCGGCGACTCCTCGCGCCGTGTTCCGACGGTCAACCGCGCGGGGGATGGCGCCCCACGCATACCTCGGCGTGAATCGCCGGACGGCGGCAATCCCAGCGACGCCATGTCGCTAGGGTTTGAGAAGATTTTGGCTCGCTTTGATGATTTTGAATTAAGGTTGGGAATATTGGAGACGAGCCGCAGTATCGAACCGGATCCACCGTATGCTTCGGACGATCCGGACATCAACGACTGTCGACGTGATGGTGGTCCGCCAGACGACGATCTCCCCTGGACCTTCAACCACGGCCGGCGGGACCGTGGTGGGGACATCCGTCGCCGGCGTGGGGCGATCCGCGAGTCGCTAAATCGCGGGGGGCGTGCACCGCAGTTCGACCAAGGGGGCGCTCCTTGTCGCATGCGGACAGAGGCTCCGCGACGTACTAATTGGGATAGACCAGTCGATCGGTTCCCACGGGACCGCGATAGGGATATTCGGGGCTATCGGCACCCCACGGCATGGGATCCGCCAGTCGCTCGTTATGATAATCACATGGCGAGAAACGAGCGACCAAAAGATCTGACCATGAAGGCACCCCGGTTTGATGGTTCTGATGCCACAAATTGGATTTCTCGGGTGGAGTATTATTTCGATCACCTGCATATGCCAGACTCGGAACGTCTTCATTATGTGGTTATGCTGTTTCAACCTCCGGCTGCGgaatggatttttaattatcGGGAGAACAATCCTATGGTGACGTGGCTCGAATTCTTGGAGGATGTGCGCCACAGGTTTGACCCTCAGAGTTTTCGTAACAGCATCGGACCTCTATCGAAGTTGGTTCAGACAGGGTCAGTAACCGAGTACCATGATGCTTTCGAGCGCTACCTGAACAGGGTGAAAGGCCTTTTTGACGAGGCATTAATTCCCATATTTATAACCGGCCTTAAAGAACCGATCCAGGAAAAGGTGGAATTACAACAGCCGGACTCGTTGGCCGAGGCTATGGCTTTGGCTTTGCGCCTCGGCGCATCTCACGAGGACCGTTATCAGTCGTCCGGCCGCGGCAAGTGGTCCAACAGGGACTCTAGATTTTCGGCGCCCGCCGGGCAATCATCTTCGGGCCATACCGATTCGGCAGGGAAGGAGCCCGCGAAACCGGTCTTCAAACCTATCAGGGTCTCCAACGCAGAGAAGGCGGAGCGTTCACGGAAGGGCATGTGCTATCACTGCCCGGAAAAGTGGGTACCCGGACATGTGTGCAAGCAGAAAATGTTGTCATACATCGGCGAGGATGAGGCTGACCTTCCGAACGACGAGTCAGAGGGTAGTGAGGGAGGCGATACTATTATTACAGCCGATTTATCACATCTCCATGCTCTGGCAGGCGGGCCTAAAGGTAGACCGTTCAACGTAATGGGTTCGATCGCGCAAACAGTAGTGAGCATTCTAATTGATACGGGGAGCACTCACGATTTCTTACATCCGCGAGTGGCGAACAAACTTCAATTAGCCCTATCGCCTATTCGGCCGTTTAGGGTGTACGTGGGCAATGTAGCGTCTTTAATATGCTCACACATAGCCCGTCGAACCAAGTTGTGTATCCAGGGCATCGACTTCCTCATTGATCTACACATTATGGAGATTCACGGCCCCGATATTGTGTTAGGGATGGAATGGCTAGAGTCGTTGGGCAAGATATCAGCTGACTTCGTGGGCAAAACTCTAGAGTTCAGTCGGGAGGGAGTCCGCCTATCACTGCGGGGCGTCCTACCGTCTCCGCGCCGCATATCCTTACAGTCATTGGCGTCATTAACAGCGGGCTCGTCGACCCATGAGTTTTACGAGCTTGTCCAAATTGAGGCGGCAAGCGACGAGGTCACGCATGGAGCAGAGGAAACATTCCCTCCGGATATCCCTCCGGAAATCCACCAAATCTTAGAAGGGTTTCGGTCAGTGTTCTCCCTACCGACGGGCATGCCGCCACACCGGGAATTTGACCACCGCATCCATTTGTTACCAAACGCGAAGCCAGTCAATGTTCGCCCGTACCGCTACCCCTACTTCCAAAAAAATGAGATTGAAAGGCAGGTCAAGGACATGCTCGAGCAGGGAATTATACAACGAAGCCACAGTCCGTTCTCTTCCCCGGTCCTGCTCATACGGAAAAAGGACGGGACGTTCAGATTTTGCATCGATTACAGAGCCTTGAACGTGGCCACTATCCCGGACCAGTTTCTGATCCCGACAGCGGACTAA